A window of Stutzerimonas stutzeri genomic DNA:
GCAGGCCCAGCACCAGCAGGCCGAGCCGGCCATGCCAAGGCATCAGGTTGCCGCCAATCCAGCCGGTGACGATGGCCGCAATAACCGCCCCGGCGAACAACCAGTGAAACAGCCGCAGCGGCGCATCCCAGAGTTTGATATGGCCTGACATCTCCACTCCCTCGCCATCCGAACAACCACGGCCCCCGGCCGTGACGCGCAAGGGTATCAGCCGAACCAGCTGCCAGCAGCAGCGAAAAAGCCGCACCTGGCCAGGGTATCCGCCCAGCCCCACCAGCATGGACGCCCGCCAACGACATGCGTATGATTGCGCCCCGCAACGCACCAGTAGCTCAGCTGGATAGAGTACTGCCCTCCGAAGGCAGGGGTCGTGGGTTCGAATCCCGCCTGGTGCGCCATCCAAATAGTCGTTTCGAGCAGCGCTCGAAACGCTCAGACAAAGCCCGCTCGCAGCGGGCTTTGTCGTTTCTGCACGCCGTCTTTCAGGCCTGCTGCCGCCCGATAACGAATATCAAGCCAGGCAGTTATTCGTTACCTGCCTGCGTCGTAACGCTGATGCAAGGCATACCTGCCATACGGCGACGCCGGACGGCGTCAACCTGACCTCACGCTCGTTTTAGACGCATCCATCGGGTGTTCTGTGAACCCGGTCACCGAGCCTGCGGGCTAACTGAACTTCAATGCACCGATCAGGTCGCGCCATGCGCACCTGCCCCACACACGACTTCATGGAGGAAATCGCGTGCCTGTGCGCTATTACGCCCTCGCTTCGCTCATCGCCGCCGCGCTGCTCGCCGGTTGCACCGGCAACTACAAATTCGACGACGACCACTATCGCCCGCTGGGCGACCCGCAGGCTTTGAATCGCGGCAAGTAACCGCAAGGAGCGATACGACCATGGAACTGGTCTTCGATATGGTGGGCGCCCAGCAATTCGTGCCTGGGTTGCTGACCACCAAAACCTTCAAGCAGGCCGGCGGCGTGATCGGCCGGTCCGACGGCTGCGACTGGGTGATCCCGGATCGCAAGCGCGTCCTCTCCGGGCGCCACGCGGTGATCAGCTATCGCGACGGCGCCTTCTTCCTCACCGATACCAGTAGCAACGGCATTCAGCTCAAGGACAGTGGCGCCAGCCTGGTCAAGGGCCAGCCGCAGCGCGTCGAGCATGGCAGCGTCTATTGTCTCGGCGACTTCGAGATTCGCGCACGACTGATCCAGGACCCGGCGCTGTTCGAGGGCGATATCGGCCGACCGCAGCCGGCCGGCAGCATCATTCCCGACGATGCTTTTCTCGATCTCGACCCGTTGATCGCCATGGATCAGCAGGAGCGTGTCTACGCCGAGGTTGACGATCTCGACCTGGCCCTCGTTGCGCCACAGCGCCAGGCCCAGCAGCGCGACTATGCACGCATCGACATGGAAAGCCTGCCGTTGCCAGAGCTGGTCATGCCGCAAGCGGCGCC
This region includes:
- a CDS encoding type VI secretion protein, with amino-acid sequence MAAALLAGCTGNYKFDDDHYRPLGDPQALNRGK